In Dromiciops gliroides isolate mDroGli1 chromosome X, mDroGli1.pri, whole genome shotgun sequence, the genomic window TAGCAGCCGGTGGCAGGATTCTTTGCATAGCGGGCTTCTCGCTTCTTGGCAGCCGCCAAGTCGATGAGGTCCCCGTGGTACTCCACCACGTAGTCGCCCCGTCTGAAGGGCCTGGTGGTGATCACTCCGCGGCCTTTCCCGTCAAAGATACCGACCCGCATGCCCTCCTCCTTCCCGCTCTTGATCAGCTCGTTGAGCCTTATCCTGGCCTCAGTACGCAGCTCCCCGCAATTCTTTCTAGTGCTCCGCCGCACTGGGAAATAGTCAGTTACCTTGCGGTGCCGAGACGGGTCCTTGGCCTTTAGCGTGGGCTTACTCGGGGATCTGGGCCTCCCGACCCCCTGCTTGCCTGGGTCTGCTCCAGGCTTGGAGCTGCTGGAGGCCACCGTCACGGAGCGGGAGGCGCCATCGGCAGCCAGTGGGGGCGCCTTTGCcagggcctgggcctgggcctgggccttGGCCTTCAAGGCTTCGCTCCGAGTGCGAGGAAGAAACATCTGGAtttttctgctgctgctgctactgctgcttcttctccttctcctccctgctCTACCTAGCTGAGTTTTGGATTTCATGGCGCTTTTTCTCTGGGAAGCTGGAGTAAATGAAATAGCAGAGGGCTAGCGGAGGTGGTGGCAGCGGCGGTGGTGGCGGCGACGGTGGCAGCGTCGGGTGGCGTCGGTGGCGTCGGTGGCGGGGGTGacggtagaggaggaggaggaagaggaaggggtgagggggaaggggagggagcaaagagctggaaaggggaagaggagggtgcAAGAGAAccttgaccttggagtcaggaagttctgggcTCAAGTCCCCCACTCAGTGCCCCGGGCACCTCTCTAGGGCTGGCTAGAGTTTATAGTTGAGTTGTAATCTGCACCAGTGGGATGAGTTTTCTTATTCGGGATGCCTCATACTATAAAATTCGTAAGTCGGCTCCTTCTGCAGCTCTGCTGGGGGTGTACTACTTTATTCAGTCTCTACTAAACTCACGCCTTTATCTGTCTCCCAGGACAGGCCCCCccactccccctcctccccccattggTTCTGGTTCCACCCCCTGGGACCGACCAGAACAGGACCGATTCCTCCTCCAATTGTCCCTTAGTTTGTTCGTTATCTTGGATGGAGTGAGAACTTCAGGCGAGATGGCTTTAGCGAAGTCTTCTCCTATCTGAGGCTAGCTACTTTCTAACGGACAGCTAGAAAGGCGTTGTGGAGGGGGCCAGAGTAGAGAGTGGGCTGGCCGGCCTTGGACCCGGagcaacctgggttcaagtcccaccttggaCATGTGCTGGCCGTATGCCCAGGAGCAAAAGTCTCACACTGTCCGTGCCTGATGCAACTTTCTAAGGCTTGAAGTTGCAGGAAACAGCCGACTAGCATGGAAGGTGGGAGTTTTCTCATCCCGGAATGAATGGGAGTCTTCTTAACACCaagttccctatagcaatgaaatcagaggtccactCCCTGCTTCCTTTTACTGTGTTaccattctctctttcctcctctcctttcttctgcaGTTCACTGATGGTGCTCCCCTGCCATGTGACCTTAAAATATGAAACACAATTTACCTCTTGAAGTGGAGGGTAAATTCCAGAATGTTTAGAGGCGTTTATATCCAAGTAGACCCTCGATGGTCCATATATAAAGACTTTGATCCCCTTCATTCTGGGCCAAgctgtcccttcccctccccctccctctccctcccctccccccctcccgcccccatcGACTAGGGAATTCAAGTACTTCTAATCTAGAAGGATGATTTGTCAATCCATAGATCATTACTATTTCCAGAAAGTTATCTTAAATAACGACACTTGAGATTTACACGGTGCTTTGCATGTATGCAGAATTCTTGCTGCACTCTATCCCTGTGAAATGCACTGATCCTATTTTATTGGCGAGAAAACGGaagctcagaaaaagaaatgggcttGGCCGTGACAGTAAATATGAGCAAGTAACTTCActtcactggacctcagtttcccttcctGTAAAACGAAGGGGGTGGACTCCTTGACCTCCAatgtctcttctagttctaaatctatataatctttaaaaattgactggggtgggggatgacgctaggtggtgcagtggataaaacacgggtcctggattcaggaggatctgagttcaaatctggcctcagacacttgacacttactagctgtgtgaccctgggcaagtcacttaaccccaattgcctcaccaaaaaatagaCTTTTGGATTTGATGGGTTTTAAGAGCcccccagctccaaatctatgaagctatgttctttaaaattaagtggggcagctgggtggcgcagtggataaagcacaggccctggattcaggaggacctgagttcaaatccagcctcagatacttgacacttactagctgtgtgaccctgaacaagtcacttaatcctcattgccctgaaaaaaacaaacaaaccaaaacccaaaaccaaaccaaaaaataagtggagggggcagctaggtggtgcagtggataaagcactgaccctggattcaggaggacctgagttcaagtgtgacctcagacacttgacacttactagctgtatgaccctgggcaagtcacttaaccctcatggccccgaaaaaaaagagaaaaaagtttggggcagctaggtggcacagtggatagagcaccaaccctggattcaggaggacctgagttcaaatccggcctcagacacttgacactatctgtgtgaccctgagcaagtcacttaaccctcattgccctgaaaaaaacaaaacaacaaaccaaaacccaaaaccaaaccaaaaaataagtggagggggcagctaggtggtgcagtggataaagcactgaccctggattcaggaggacctgagttcaagtgtgacctcagacacttgacacttcctagctgtgcgaccctgggcaagtcacttaaccccaattgcctcaccaaaaaaaaaaaaaagtagggggcggggtttgaactagatgatctctgaggtcctttataGCTTTAAAATCTATAAGAGAGTATTGAACCTCAGAGGACCTTTGCAGTCctcaatctatgattctctgtgtaaccatgggcaattTATGGAACTTCTccgggcctcagcttcctcctttgtaaaatgtgagTGCTGGACCGAGTGGACTGAGTCCACTCTCTAGATCTGGGTTCCTATGTATCTTCTCCCCTTCAAAACCCTTGATctgcacttcccccccccccagctctctcctctccattttGGCTTCAGAAAGTCACCTATACTACATAtgactctcttctcccttttcactCTTTTATAAGCCCTCTGAactctggcttccaacctcatcattcaactgaagttGCTCTCTCTAACTTCACCAATGATTTCTCCATCAccaaacctttcttttctttctttttattttttgggcggggcagttggagtcattagcttccagttgatgaattctaattttaaggtgttcttttcttcagtgaatttgtataccttcttttccatttgacttactctgtttttttttgtggggcaatgagggttaagtgacttgtccagggtcacacagctagtaagtgtcaagtgtctgaggccagctttgaacccaggttctcctgactccagggtgggtgctttatccactgcaccacccagctgcccccattgccAAACCTAATGGCCTTTTCTACACATTCCTCCTTTGAGGTTTCTCTGCTGATGTTGAAAATGTCGGTCACCTTCCTCTCCtgcattctttctcttctctaggttttcatgacctAGTACCCTCTTCTAGTTCTCCTACCaacctgactgctccttctcataCTCCttggctggggctttatccaggtcatgcccactaaccatAGGTGTCCTACGGGACCCTgacctgggccctcttcttttctccctctgtactatCTCCCTTGGTGATTTCAGGAGCTCTCATAgatcaatgatcatttctatgcacTGGATTCCTAGACCTATATATCCtgacttaatctctgtctctctctgtctttgtctctttctctttctctgtctctgtctgtctgtctcttgcagggcaatgagggttaagtgacttgcccagggtcacacatctagtaagtgtcaagtgtctgaggtcagatttgaactcaggtcctcctgaatccagggcctgtgctttatcccctgcagcgccacctagctgcctcctaatatCTCTCTTAAACCTCAGTCCTCACATCACCAATAGGGGGCCATATCCagttgtcttgctactggacccagatggctccagaggagagaatgagactggtgacttttcatagccctctctcacttagatccaattcattCCCATTAGGAAACACATGATTACATGCTAAGTTCAAACTCCTTAGTCTGTCATTGAAGGCCCTCTGTAAGCAGATGTCATCCTTTGTTTCTAGACTTTTTTCCTAATACTCCTCCCTCATCCAACCAGCCTGGATCACTCCCTGCATCCTAAACAGGTTCCATGCCCTCCTAGAAATGAgatccactggggcagctaggtggcgctgcagtggataaagcacctgccctggattcaggaggacctgagttcaaatctggattcagacacttgacacttactagatgtgtgaccctgggcaagtcacttaacccccattgcctcactaaaaaaaagataaaaaaaataaatgagatccACCTCCCTCCTCTTCACATGTAGGATTTTTACTCATCTTTTAAAGTCCTGCTTATAGGCTACGTCTTCTAGGAAGCCACTCTGTCATTCACTTccctcttaataaatgcttattgactaggtgaccttgggccaatccctttccctccctgctcctcagtttccttctctgtctgttGGACCTAGCCCACCctgttaaatgaggaggttgggctagctcccttctgaggtccctcctggtTTCCAATCTATGATCCTGGTTCCAAGTCTACCACATGACAGTTTAGCTTGAAGGTGTATATGAAACTGGGACTAGGGAAAAGACTATTCACATGAGTGGCTGCATTTTGATTGTTAAGGATGGGAGGCCTtcctattttctccctcctctgaccAGGCAGTGTAGCTGTTGGGGccgggcagggactctttttttttttttttttaagtgaggcaatttgggttaagtgacttgcccagggtcacacagctagtaagtgttaagtgtcagaggctggatttgaactcaggtcctcctgactccagggccggtgctctatccactgcgccacctagctgcccccgggcagGGACTCTTAATCCAGTGGATTAAAGCTTGACAATTGTGTGACACCTGTCTGGGTAGTATAGAGCTATAGCATATAGTTAACACATAGTATATAAACAGTGACTGTGGGCTGGGCCCACGTGGACCATTGGTACTTTGGGTCTGATCCTCAGCTTTGGTTGTTCAGAACCTTCATGTTCATCCAGCTCGTGATAGATGATCAAGCATTGGGGATGCAAGCCGTATATATTGCCCTACCCTGTACCCCAGACCTTGTACAAGGGTAGGTGGGGATGCCCAGGTATGCCAGCATGCACTCTATTCGTGCCTACCTACCAAAGCTTGATCAAAGAAACAGAATGGGCAAATATCCATTTACACAAACAGATAAAGCATGTATTAAGATTTTACTGTATGCCtggaattatgctaagcactACAGATAgacaatattctctctcttttttttttttgtttgtttgttttgcagggcaattggggttaagtgacttgcccagggtcacacagctaggaagtattaagtgtctgaggccggatttgaactcaggtcctcctcactccagggctggtgctctatccactgcaccacctagctgccccctccagataGACAATAAAACAAGATGGTCCCTACTCttcaggagtttatattctaatagataTAGTGGTGAAGATCAAGAACGATTAAGCCAGTACTGTGTTCTAGGCAcggtgctaaattctggggatactcCAAAACAAGACTGTCCTTGCTttagggaacttacattctgataggggaaaacaaaacacaaccttGCCGGCCCTTCTGTCATTTAGAAGGTTCCAAGGTTGTTTCTTCTTCCATCCTCCTTTAGTTAAAAACAGGAAAGAGTAGACACAAAAAGGACAGAAGCAACATAGGTACCATATGTGTCCTAGGCCACAGAGAGGGAGCAAGGGTGCCCACCGAGGGGCCAGGCACCTAGTGGGGAGGGGGAGCGGGCTGGCCAATGAGCAGCTTGGCTGGGCCTCCTCATGTTAGGATGGTTCTGTGTAACTGGGGGGTAGACAAATCATCAAGAGAAGATGGGGGCAGGCAgctaaaacaccagccctggattcaggaggatctgagttcaaatatggcttcagacacttggcacttactagctgtgtgaccctgggcaagtcacttaaccctcattgccccacgaaaaaaaagaaagaaaaaagattagatGAGAAGTGAGGTAAGGAGGAGAGGTACCCAGAGAGGCAAGGTTGTTGGTGAGGAAATGTGGGAGCATTCCAGAGCATGGCTGAACTGGGAGGAAAGTGAGTGTGGCTGGGGCCTCTAGAGAAATGGAACTTCTCAATCAGGGGAGCGTGCATCTAGGTACAGGTGGCCCAGGTTcttggtgaggaggaagaacaatgCCTAGGGTGGGCTGAGCTGGGAGAAGAGTTCATGCATGTTCTACAGGTCTTTGATAGTCCAGTTGACTGGTTAGTGTGATCTCTCTCTCCGGGACATGAAGGTAATTAAGGACATTGCCAGGAAATTAAGGTCAGAAGGCAGCTTAGTGATCATAGATTGACTATCTGAGGGGAGCCAAAGCCCACGAGGGGCTTAGACCagccaaacaaacagaaacactAGACTCAGACAATAAGGATTTGCTCTCCCTGGAAAATGCTAGACAAATTCTTTGTTTCTCATCTTTCCCTTTCAAGACAACGCGATTATTGTATTCCAATGAAtcctaggtagctcagtggatagagggctgagcctggagtcaggaacacctaagttcaaatccaacctcagacacttaatagctgtgtgaccctgggcaagtcactttactgctgtctgcctcaatctcctcacctatacaatggtgataataatggcaccaattcccagggttgttttgaggattaaatgagataataattgtaaagcacttagcacagtgcctggcttgcTTTTTCCCTTTGGTCACAGCTGACTTTATGTCACCACAGAGGTGACATTGATAGCTACTAAATTGGTTGTtatttattgttcagtcttttgttctgttgtgcctgactcttcacgatcccatttggggttttcttggcaaagatgctagagtgatttgtcatttccttctccagctcattttatagttgaggaaactgaggcaaacaggatgaagtgacttgcccagggtcacacagccagtaagtgtctgaggccagatttcaactcaggggggtgagtcttcctgactccaggcctggcactcggTCCACTGCAGCGCCATCTCACTGCCCATTACTAAATGGGGCTTTGCCAATAAGAAAGACAAAATCCTGGACCAGTTTCATGCTCACCCTGGTGGCTCTGTTGCTTTACTGTATTGACTAGAATTGCAGGAGGACTGGCAAGCTCTGTATGGTACTCAGAGAAGACCTTTCTGTCCCCCATCTCCTCCTAGGAATTCTAAATGTCTTCCCTAACTCACTAGTGAAGAGGTAGTGATGATTGTGGATTTACCTATACCTGTGATGATTAGAGAGGTCTCCAAATCTCATTGGGAGATCAAGTGTCCAGAATATGGCTGGCTACGTTTCCCCTGCAGCATTCCAGGGTTAACCCTTAGGGGGTGATAGGATTTCCGCTAATTCTATAAGCTCAAACC contains:
- the LOC122733920 gene encoding N-lysine methyltransferase KMT5A-like; this encodes MKSKTQLGRAGRRRRRSSSSSSSRKIQMFLPRTRSEALKAKAQAQAQALAKAPPLAADGASRSVTVASSSSKPGADPGKQGVGRPRSPSKPTLKAKDPSRHRKVTDYFPVRRSTRKNCGELRTEARIRLNELIKSGKEEGMRVGIFDGKGRGVITTRPFRRGDYVVEYHGDLIDLAAAKKREARYAKNPATGCYMYYFHYRSKGYCVDATKESGRLGRLINHSKSGNCQTKLHPIDGVPHLIVIATRDIEVGEELLYDYGDRSKASLEAYPWLKY